TATTGCAGGAAGAAGGTTGGGTTGTCTGCAGGGTATTCAAGAAAAAGATAACAGCAATGCGCAAAGTGAGCGAGCATGAATCACCATGTTGGTATGATGATCAAGTCTCATTTATGCCGGAGATGGACTCACCTAAGCACAACTCCCACAGTAATCTGGTGTACCAACAACTCCCTTATCATTGCAAGAAAGAGCTAGATCTGCCATACAACCTTCCCCGGGAGCACTTCCTCCAGCTCCCACTTCTAGAAAGCCCAAAAATGCTCCAATCCGCCGCCACCGTAAGCTCATACGGCGGCATTGACATAAACCATGCAGCCGCCACCCTGCAGTACTCCTCTTCACTCTCACAACAAATTCAAATACCCCATGAACACAGCTTTCATGCGATGGATCAAATGACAACAGATTGGAGAGTGCTAGACAAGTTTGTTGCTTCTCAACTCAGCCCAGATGGTGCAGCCAACATGTTTCACGCATCAGGCAACACGAATAATGTTCTTGTCAGCAGACACTTGGAAAAGCAAGAAATGGTGCCGGAAAATGATGCCTCCGTGTCAAGCTCTAGCAATTGTCAAATTGAGTTTTGGAAGTGACATTATAATTTGCTTAAATACTGATCATAGGATATTATTATaagttggaaaagaaaaagggaagtaGTGATTTAAATTCATGTACATAATAAACTAAGCCTGTATAGCTGTTGGTGGGCTTCTGGCTCTTCGATCTCCTAGTATTAAGTTAATTATTAATATCGCTAAAATAGTTAGTGACAAATTAAATCATGTTTCTTGTATAAAGGAGATATCCTTGGAGTTTCATCGAGCTTTGCTTGTAGTGGGCTTTATTATTTTCGGATATTCTACTTAAtgaattaattagtttttagtataaatatataacatattgTTTTTCGTTTATAAAGCTCTAGCTTATATGATTCTTCTTCAACAGATTGTTTCATTCTTTCCATCTTTCATTTTCGTGGTTCtatattttctttgctttcaaTTATGCTCTACTTGATATATAGAAAATACATAATTTCCAAAGAgaaatgagaacatataatat
This window of the Corylus avellana chromosome ca5, CavTom2PMs-1.0 genome carries:
- the LOC132182303 gene encoding NAC domain-containing protein 7-like; translated protein: MNTFSHVPPGFRFHPTDEELVDYYLRKKVTSRRIDLDVIKDVDLYKIEPWDLQEICRIGTEDQSDWYFFSHKDKKYPTGTRTNRATTAGFWKATGRDKAIYSKHDLVGMRKTLVFYKGRAPNGQKSDWIMHEYRLETDENGTPQEEGWVVCRVFKKKITAMRKVSEHESPCWYDDQVSFMPEMDSPKHNSHSNLVYQQLPYHCKKELDLPYNLPREHFLQLPLLESPKMLQSAATVSSYGGIDINHAAATLQYSSSLSQQIQIPHEHSFHAMDQMTTDWRVLDKFVASQLSPDGAANMFHASGNTNNVLVSRHLEKQEMVPENDASVSSSSNCQIEFWK